The Balaenoptera ricei isolate mBalRic1 chromosome X, mBalRic1.hap2, whole genome shotgun sequence region TCACAATGGCAGGCCCATCTGTTGACAAATTCCCATGCTGATAGTTTTGGGTGGGATTGTTGTAGGGTGCAAAAGAGAAAGGCGCccttaacacagtgtttccatAGACGGATGTTACATTTGCTATTTTTCcttgagttttaattttatttatgattaATATTCTACCTGTTTGCCAAAAGGATTAGagggtatattttaaatatacataagatTGAAAACATAAGTAGAAAAGTGGGTACCATGTCACAGGGGAGAACGCATAAGTGTTTAACAGCTGGGCTTCCAGGGCGCCTGTCCTTCACGGTTAATGTTAATACTGAACTTCCTGGCAGCCTAGGCAAAAAGGGTTACACCGTTCCTGTGTCTTACATCCAGTTAGTCATAAAACCAGAGCTTCTGCTTGGGAGGGGAGCACTGGGGTGATTGCTCCCAGATGTGGCTGGCTTGGCCAGTGCTCTGGAATATGTGCATGAGTGGGAGTGCACGTTGCGGGGGAGGGCAGTGTGCTGCAGCCATGGTTTACATACTGGCCGGATAATTCCTGAGCTTTCAGATGATAGTTCCCATTAGAGGCAACAGTCTTGTCTAGCTAGCGGCTCAGTTTTGAGCACGTCAGTTAATGTCTAGGTCCTCTGCTGCCGTGTTATTTAATGCAAAGGGAAGAGAGATTAGTCTGTTTCAGGAGATCCTTGCCACCCTGTCTGTGGAAGACGAACGCAGCAGGTCATCTGGGCTTGGCCCATGACTTTGGAGATGGCTGTTGTTGCCCCTTGTCTCTGAGGTCTTTTCCAGCTCCAAAGTGCAGAGATTCATCGAGGAGAGTGAGGAAGGCGGAACCTCAGCCTGtaggagtttttcttttttgaaagaaaacactCAACCCCTAGGTCTAGACTCTCTGAGTGTATTCTTGGGAAAGGATGAGAGCGGCAGGGCTGTAAGTGGCTGCGCAGAGGATGATGTGCCCCATGGGGTGCTGCTTTGCCCTTTGACCCGGCCAATGTGGGCGGGAGTCACATCCCAGGACCAAGAGGGTGCCCTGTAGGTTTTGGGGTGTGATTTCACCATGACTctgcttttctcctttgtcaGGGAAGTGAGACACTGGATCTGAGGGAGCGCCATGGCAGGTGAGTTTTTCCGGGCCCAGGCTGAGGGGGAGAAGAGCCATGCCTAGGGGCTCATGGGAAAGGGGCAAGTCTAACTATCAAGTCCTTTCCAGCTTTCCTCTCCCTGGGGGTTTTCCTGTGGCCCCTGTCCAATTGGCTGGCTCACATCTTTACCCTCTCAACTCTTTGGCTCCCTTCTGGAGCACGTGCTCCCGTGGAGATGCGCAGCTCCCCAGGCCACTCTGAGAGAAACTAATGTGGCCGGCcatggggcctggggaggggtgcCTGCCTGGGCACCAAGAGGGGCTGCTTGACATGAGGACTAGGAAGTCCCACCTCGAGGGGAATACCAGGAGCAGATGTCACCTCTTCTTTCATCCTCTAAAGTCTCAGCTCAGGCTTATGGGGGTGCCAATCGGCTCAGCTGGAGCTGGGGTTCCCCTTGAGAATAAGTAGATACGGCTCCCACTCCATGACATTTTTGATGGATGCATCTGTGCCCAGTCTCCAAAAGCCTAGATTCTCCATCTAGACCCCGCTACCCCTCTTCCCAGAGGCATTCTCCGGTTCACTTGCATCCAGTCTCCCCATCTGCCGCAGCCTGGGTTTGTACCAGACTGTCTGGGGCAAGAACTATCGATGCCAGGCCACCTGATGGCACAGGTGTCCATTCAGGTGGAGGGACACCACCCTGGCAGCGTCTTCTGGGGCTCTTTAGTGCTGGTTACAGCGTCAGCCTCAAAGGGAAATACATTCTTATGATAAGGGCCctgattttctctttttgaggTGAGGCAGAAGATACTGCATACTTTTTCACTAAAACACTCAAAATCTGTCATGTCCGTGGTTCCCATGCCACATGCACTTCACTCTCAGCCCCGTTTTCCTCCAGAGTCCCGTCGGGTCCATGGCGTTCTAGGCGGACACACCGTGGCACCACAGAAAGTCAGCCCTTCCGTCCCTTTTACGTGTCTGTGGTGGTGTCCTGCCTGCTGGCTCTGTCTTGCTTCCCTCCATAGTTGCGCCTCTGTGCCTGGGCTGGGTCTGGTCGGCAGGAGCCTCCGGGCCCCTCCCCATTCCAGACCTCGGTGTGACTCTCTCCTCAGTGTTTCTGGAGGCCAAGAATGCCCATTCGGTCCTGAAACGGTTCCCTCGTGCCAATGAATTCCTGGAGGAGCTGCGCCAGGGGACCATCGAGCGGGAGTGCATGGAGGAGATCTGCAGCTACGAGGAGGTCAAGGAGGTGTTTGAGGACAAGGAGAAAACGGCATGTACCGCCCCGGGGCTGGGTGCTGGGAGCACAGCTGGCCTCAGGAATAAGCAGAGTGGGCCCTGGGGACCTCAGACGAATTGGAAGCAATGAAGGGAAGCCAGCCGAGTCCAGGCCAGGGCCACTGGGACCGCAGAAGAACAGATCACCTGTCCTTAGAGTCCCATCTGCCTGACTCTGGGGGCCTCCTGACTTGTGAGTGTTGTCCTTTGTCCTCGGGGCATTCCACGGCCTCTTTGATGGCGCTCAGAGGCTAGTCAGACAGGGCAGGGCGGGGGCAGCCGCAGACCCCGCTGAACGTAAAACCAGACCTGCTGAAGGGCTCTGAGCTCCATCTGGGATACGAGAGCTTCCGTGTAAGTGTCAGccgccttcctcctccttttgcaGATGGAGTTCTGGAAAGGGTACCCGAATGCAGTCTATTCAGTCCGAGACCCTGCGCAGAGCTCAGACGCCATGTACGTGGTGGTGCCCCTTCTGGGGGTGGCGTTGCTGATTGTCATCGCCTTGTTCATCATCTGGAGGTGCCAGCTGCAGAAGGCCACCCGTCATCACCCCTCATATGCTCAGAACCGGTACTTAGCGAGTCGCGCGGGGCACAGCCTGCCCCGGGTCATGGTCTACCGGGGCACCGTGCACAGCCAGGGGGAGACCTCTGGGCACCGGGAGACAGGGAGCCCCCCACAGGTGGTGCTGGGGCCTAGTCGCGGGGGTAGAACCACGGTCCGCCTCGAGAGCGCCCTCTACCTTCCTGAGCTGTCTCTCTCCAGGCTGTCCAGCGCCACCCCTCCGCCGTCCTACGAGGAGGTGACAGGTCCCCAGGAGAGCAGCGGCGAGGAGGCGAGCGTCTCTTACAGCGACCCGCCCCCGAAGTATGAGGAGATAGTGGCCGCCAACCCCGACTCAGACAAGTAGCAGGACTCGGGTCCTGTCCAGTGTGAAAGCCTCGTTCAGGGgcctcctgttttctttttaacttttttaagacTGTGCCACCACAAAACAGCCTTAGCCTCCTTGTTGCCAAATAATTTCCTATCCGTGGATTTGTAGGAAGTCGGTTGTCAGAGACAGGTGGAGGGGGTAGGGATCACGCATGCATCAACACCTCTGGGGAGAGCCACAGGCCAGAGAGCCTAGCTCTTCCGGAAGCCCTCACGCCCCTGCCATCCTGTCTTCCTGTCAGGGACTGGCTTCTCTTATGCCAAAGGAATCACCCCATTGAATTGATTGTGGCCAGAATGTCCATAGGCTCGGGCCCGGGGGCCACGCAGCTGGCCGAAGACCGGTTTGTCTGAAGCCTCGCCACAGAGATGAGGGAGAGAAGCCAGCCCTTCAGCGCCCTTTTCCCTCACTAGCCCTGTGCTTTCTGTCCTTGCTCACGTTTGACAAGGACAAGGACAGAACAGAAACGAAAAGAGTAATAACACAACGAACACAATAAAACAGAACGATATCACCTGGGCCACTCATAGGGGTTCAAGGGAAATCAGTCACGCAGATCATCTGTGACACTCCCCTCCCCCGACACTCACCCCACACTCCCGACCAGGTTCAAGGGAATGTCTGGAGTCACCTGGAAGGAGGACGGGGGTGTGTGAAGGatgaggggcggggcctggccgACAGAGCTACCTCCTTCAGACTGGGGACGTTGCCATCTGGAGGGTAGCTCTGATCCTACTGTGCTTGgcctcccccagaccctggcTCTCCAGGCACGTGTACCTTTAGCTGTGCTAAAGCCGCTACCCATTGGCACGAGCCCTATCATAGCCTCGGGAAAACGGACGCTGCTGACCCTGCCTGTGGAGCCCATGGCCTTTGAACGGGCGGGGTCTGGGCTGGGGCAGAGAGCTGGAGTTTTCTGCTTGTGAGGTTGGCCCGTAGGATGATTAAACGCACGAACTGGGCTTCCTCAGCACTGTGCTCTCTGGCTGTGAACTTTTAGGCTACTGCCCTTTTCGTGAGTAGGTGTGTTGAGATGAACTTGAATTTCAGATGGCTGATTTCTTCTTAATGATGGTGCCCACCAGGGGAGAAGATCCAAAAGTGTCCCTTTTTAGAAATTTCTCTGTGGGGGAGATGGGGAAGCTCATGACCTGGGGTTGACGGCCCATCAGTGATTTGCTCTGTCATTAGCAGATGCTGGTCCACTGTTAGTAACCCCTTTCTGTGGCCCAGGAGCTGCCCACCTCTCCATTTCAGTGAGGCTTCGGGCTGCAGCGGGGCAGAGGTGACCCGCCCTTTAAATGTCAGTGACCGCGCAAAAGACACTGTCAATactgcctccccacccctccatctTCATCCTCCTGGCCTCAGCACCAAACCATTTTTCCTCTGTGGTGCTTTAAAAAATGTAGCAAATTTTTGTGGGGCCCCAAAGAGTGCACAGCCAGGGTCTATTGGCAACCACAGCAGTTTAAAACCCACTGAGAAGACAAGCTTCTCTCTGTCTAAACAGCTCTCCAAGGCAGGCCTCAGGCCTCGTTCTCTGAATGCGGCCCTGCCTAGAGGCCACAGATGACTTCTGGAGGCGCCTCCAGTCCTGGGCCCTCACCCAGGAACATGCTTCAAACGAGGAGGCTTTGTGTTCTTACCCCAGCGAGGCCACCAGCTTGGACAGCACAACCCTGTGGCCGGGGTTTTCCATCCTTACCCCTACCTCACAGGCCTCCTGGAGGCTGGCTGAGCTAACGCCTGTGCAGTGCTTGAGACACCGGGAAGCCAGTGCAGTTTGCCCTTAGGAAGATTCTTCTAGAAATATGTAGGTTATAAGGGACCAGTTTTAGCGGAGGCCTTTGTAGGACTCTGAAGTCGAGTCTCAACCTGGGGAGTCAGTCTCCCGCGAGTTGGACCGTTCCGCACCCCTGCTCGCCTTCCCCGAGAGCTCCCTGATGCCAGAGGTGCTGACCAGGTGGCATtccacctttccttccttcctcttttcctccctctgggCCTCCAGCACCGCACTCCTGCCCTTTTCCACAAAGGCATTTTGGGCCTAGAAAGCCCCTGCTTTGTCCATGAGGGATGCTGGGGTCCATCCTATTCAGCCATGTTGGAGGACCCGGGACAGCCTGAGGCTCCGGGGCCGGTCCCTGCCATCCCAGCCTTTCCTCGGGGGCCGTGCCTGCGTGTGACCCTGGAGCATGGGAGAGAGCCAGCCGTAGGCCCCACTCACCAGAGCCAGAGGGAGGTTGCCCGGGACTGCCTGCTCCCTTTGGCCCCCGTCGAGCCCCTCTCTGCTGAGCTGCTTGCTGTTTGCAGCCGGCTGGAGGTGGGAGCGGGTGGGATGCAGGAGCCCGGCCCGTTGGAGGGCGGCCTGCATCCTGCAGGCGCCGAGCTCTCCGGTTCAGGTGCTTCGCAGCGTTCTTCCACGTGGGGTTGCCACCGTGGTCTCTGGGACGTTTTTCGCAGTATATCATAGAAAAAAAGATTGTACAGTACACCATGGTCATAACTCCTCGTGGTGCACATTTGGCTTTTACGAATGCCCTGTACATATCTTTTCAAACTCTGTCTTTGTATGGATGTTGATTTGATACAGCGCTTAATCTGCAGTAGccacattttcattgtttttggacttgtgtgtgtgtgtgtgtgtgtgtgtgtgtgtgtgtgtgtatacacgtgtGCACGTTGCCTTTTCTCACATGCTTATTTGAAACAATAGCCGGTGTGTGGCTATATTTGTACCAGGAGGGTTCCGGTCTGAAGGGAGGAATGTCACCTCCCAGGGCTAGGCAGCCTGAGGACAGGACCCTGAGTCAGGAAAGCCGAGATTAGCTGTTGGAGCGAGCCCGCCAGAGTTGCCGCCTTCCGCCCTCCTTCACAAAAGGTTTTGGATGAAGATGAAGCAACTCCATCCTGTGGGCCTCCCCACtgtgggaccccccccccccccctcacatGCCCTTTTGGAGCAGTGCCCCCAGCCTTGGCTCCTGTTCCGTGGGTATCAGCAGCTGAAGGAAATCTGAGCACTCCTGGgcctttttggtttttatttttatttctggtggAAAGATGTGTGACTGTTGACTTTGGGAATGGCAGGGCTGGTTATTTAGataattttcacttaaaaaaaaatagaaaaggcttTGACAAATTCCTTGGAATGTGACTGTCACATGTTTTCAACCAAAATCTTTCAAAGACTTTTTCAAACAAGCATCAcaatcttgcccctcccctgctACTCCCCATCACTTGGGGGCTTACAAAACGAAAGCACAACAGGAAGTGGAGTGCGCAGGTGCCCAGCGCGTGCAGCCCTGCACAGCTGTGACGCGCCCTGGCTGACGGACACAACACTGCGCCGTCTGACCCGGAGGCCAGGGCCCTCCTCTTCTACTTGCGAATCCCACTGCCACTAGTGTGAATTCCTTAGGGTGCTTCGGAAAATAAGAATCTGCCCAATTTGTTGGACTTTGTGTTTTCGGTAGCTTGAAGATGACGGATCCGGGTCAGGAAAGCATCTTTTTGCTAAGGAGTTGGAGCCAGATGGTTCTTCTCTGGCTGGGGGTTGATCTTTTCACAACCAAATGGCATCCCACAAGAAGAACTAAAAACAACGCTGCCTCTAGATTGTTCCTTTgtccgagagagagagagagagagagagagagagagagagagagagagatattatTAAGAGAAACTCTCTTACCTACACTCTCTGTTTCtaggagtgtgcgtgtgtgtgctacGTGTCATGTGTGTGCCCTCACGTTCAAGGCCGAGATGGAGAGCTGGGCAGACAAGCTGCTGTCTAGGCTGCTTTTCAGCTTGACAAGAAGGCAGCTCCATGTCAGGATTGCACTGATTCAGAAACAAGCACACCCTCCCCACCGAACGCTACTCATGCTAATCAGTATAATTAGctaatttaaaagtactttaatCAGACTGCCTGCAACTCTGGTAAAAGCCCATTAATTCGAAGCCCACTAATTCAAAACTTAGAGAAAATCACAACTTAAGATAATTCACGGTATCTGCGATTCTCACTCCGTAGAAATATTCAAGGTATTCTTCCCTTCAGTTAGTTTTCAGGGGCATATGTGTAAGAGGGATCTAGTTTAATATGAGTACCTTTTTCAAATAAAAGGCTCAAGATATTATGGATCCCTTCACCGTGCCTTCGGCAGCTCTCATTTTTCGGGCTCTTCGTGTACAGGATGATCTCTGGTTCTCTCTCTACCGTGGGAATGTTGGGTATGGCAGCTTTTCATTCTCCTCCTTTATTTGCTCTATGAATAAAATAGTTTGTGAACTAAACTGCAATTTAAAGTAATATAACTGTATATCTTGCTAAATCGTCTGTAAAGCAGATGTTTCGCTATCAGACCGGCCGCTCCCATCATTCGCCCCCAAATATTCAAACGCATCGAGCTTTTCCTTTCACAGGCTGTGGGCGGTGAGTCTTTCTGGAGCAAGAATTTTCCTGACAAAGATATCCTAACAGCGCAGCACACCCCCTCGGGCTCAGTGCCTCAACAGTTGTCCCACTGTACTGAGCTATGTGACCGTTGCCCGGTGCCTGCCCTTCGCCCGCCCCCAGCCCAAGTATTAACACAGATATTCGAGACTGGGACAAATCCCACAGCTGCTTATGCCTCCCAATCTGTCTTCCCTTACGGATGCCACTTTCCCAGGCCTGAACACACCTGCTCTTTCACTCTGTGGTCGTGAATTTGTGACAGTGGAAACCCTGATATGTGCAACTGAGCTTATAGACAAGATTACTGTGAAATGGATTAATTTTGGTACCACTTTAAACTGTGCTCGTAATTCATGTGTTGACCCATGTCAGCTGGGAAATCTGTACATTCAGTAATATGTCAGGATTTCACTGGAGCCTGGGGGCAACAAACAAACGTacttctgatttctttctctctctcgctctttTTGTAATTGTTGGGTTTAGCTGTTAAGTTTGTCTCTTTCTGTACCAGAagataatgaataataataaagagcAAATGGTATTCGTTTGTGTTCTGTCCTCACCCGTCTTGGATCCCTGCTGACTCTCAAACTTCCACGGGGCGTGGATGGTTGTGGGCCAAACTTGTTTTTCCAAAAGTCAGGCTGTAGATAAGGAAACAGCCCAAACCAGTTTAGAAGCAGGAAGCAGAGATGTCCTGGGTCCTAAAGTTTGCCCCATACGTGTAAGATGATCTGCTGACCCATCCCGCTGGGATGAGGTTAGTAGGGTCTGTCACAAATCATGTTAACAAGTTCCCTGTCACCTGATCCCTGGTTACTAATAGAGGTGTCCTTTACTAGAAAAGatgtcctgcttggtttcagctctgggggaggggtgggagggagaaattTCTCTGTGCCCTACATAGGTGGGACATAATACTCAGGTTTTGCCCTGGCTCGGCTTCCTGGCTTCTGAGGATGGCAGGAGTCCAAGACTGTCCAGAGGGCAATGATGCCTTAGCCTCCCCTCGGAGGAAGTGTGGTCTTAGCCCCGAGCACTCCCAGCTGTTGGTGTGGAGTGAGGTATGGCCATGGGAAGTTGCTGGTGAAAGTTGTGCCCATCCCCAGTAATGAAAGTAATCCACCCTTTAATAGGAAAAGTCATGGCAGTGATGAGACGATGGCAGTGAAATTCAGGGCCTCTTTCAAGGCTTGAATGTGGAGGCTCAATGCCAAGAATGACAGCCAGAGGCCTTAGGTTCCATTCTTATCCCAGGCTGGCTTATTGAGTGATGCCAAGCTTCTGGAGATGCCGGCAAGTCAAATGAAGCCTCTTCAAGCAGACTCCAGCACACAGATGGGATCATGTTATGAACATAGGTTTTGAACTTCAGGCTCTTTTTGTTAGAAACTAGCACCCTAGGCAGCCACTTAGGGTCCCAGCCTAGTCCGTGCAAGGAAGCTAATACATGAGGTCTTGGGAAGGTGGGACCCCTCTTTTCACCCTTTCCCCAGACCCCATCCTGTACCACGGCCACACCCTTACAGCAGCTGGCTTGAGATCTCACAGAATGAAGGGACTGAAGGACAGTGGAGAGGAGCCACGAGCTGTGCTTGGAAATGATCAaagccagcatttattgagcacttagtgTACGCCAGGCCCTGTAGATGCATTAACTGAGATGATCCTCCCAATAAACCCGTGACATCTGAGGGAAGCAAGGCCCGAAAGGCATGCCATTTGACCAAGGCCTCCCAGGGAAGAAGTGCCGGCCTTATCATGTGAACCCCAGTCTGTCCAGATTGTCCCACCGCAGGCCACTCACATGGCATTGCTGGTCTCCTTTGGAGAtcactttgcttttgttttcttgttgactGTTCATCCTCCCAGCACACCCCCCGCCGCTTCCTGCCCAACTGTTAattccacaagggcagggaccatgtataactttttttttttctcaccactTCTTCCCCAgaactcagcacagtgcctggctcacacTCAGTgttcaattaaataaaatgtgttgacTGATTTTATTCTCCAGTCATAACCCAAGCTCCTTGTATTAGTTTGCTCGGGGTGCCATAACAAAGGCCtgcagactggatggcttaaatgacagaaatgtattgtttcccatttctagaggctggaagtctgagatcaaggtgtcggcagggttggtttctcctgaggcctctctcctcggcttgtagacagccgtcttctccctgtgtcttcatgtgGTCTTCCCTGTGTACATGTCTCTatcttaatctcctcttcttataaggacaccactcaTATTGGATCAGGGACCACCGtattgacctcatttaaccttaattacctctttaaagatcctaCCTCTCAATATAATTgcgttctgaggtactggaggtcAGTACTTCAACGTATGAACTTGTGgagggggggacacagttcagcccataacactctATTCATGGCAGGGGGAGTTTTTGTTGCCCCTTCTCCCAACCCTGAGCACATCATACACACTCTGGAAAAGCTTGTGGGTGGACATCATGACTTCTCTGAGATGCCGACAAAGACAGGGGCACCTTGCCGTTCTCAAACCGTGCGCCAGAGCAGATTCTTACTTGCCACAGATGGATGGGCCTGGGACAGCTGCTGAAGGTCCCCACAGGGCAGGTGGGGTTGGGAGAGGCGAAGTGGGCTTCAGAATGGTTTTCCCAGGGTCCCTCTGTGGAGAGTGATGGGAGAACCCAAAGCCTGAAGAACAGACAAAATATTTGTGCCCTctcaaatttttttaatagacaaaaCATGTTGTTTTCATGAATCACAAGCCTAGCAGCTCCAGTAACAGTGGCTTTCAACAATTTCTCTGAAGTGCTCAAACTGTGTGATGGATTCAGTTTCACCGGGCTTTATGTGCTATAAAAATAGAGGCTATAGAGGCTGGGTAACATTCATATCAGGCTGGTTACACTTAATCACAGAAGCACAGTGGGTGGGCTGGTTGATGCCAGCATCCCAGAGTCCTAGAGTCCTGGGGCTGACCGGGCATAGAGGGAGGGGTGCTGGCAGAGCACTGTGTCCCCCAACCTGGGGGTGTCCCTGCTTCTACCCAGGACATGGGGCTCTGGAAGGGCCCTACCTGTTTGGAGCTCTGGGCCTAGCTTGGTCGGGGAGGCATGAGACAAGCCATAGCCACAGAGCATGTGGAACTTTCTGCTAGGTTGGAGCGGGGGGCTGCCAGAGAAAGCCTTCCTGAAGAAGCCATAGCCAATCTAAagcttgaaggatgagtagaaatCAGTCAGGCAAAAAGAATAGAAGACAATTAaaccaggcagagggagaacaTGTGAAGAGGCCTGGAGGCCAGCAAGGCCATCATGTTTTTAAGGCAACAGAAGAAGCCAGGGTAGCAGAAGGGGAAAGACTTGTGCAAGATGAGACTGGAAAAGGTAGAGGGAAGTCAGTCCATGTAGGGCTCCCTAGGCCACACTCAGTATTGTAGTCTTTATTGGTAGTGGGAGCAAGAGGCCATGACCACGCCTATTATATTGGCAACAATCTCTCTGCCTGCTGTATGGAGAACGGGCTCAACAGGATCAAAGAGATAAGGTAGGAGGCTATGGCAGtcatccaggcaagagatggtgATGGGATTGGCCAGGTTGGTgagagaggagacagacagaAGTAAACCACGGAGAAGGTGTTTCCTCAAACACCGAATTACATGTTTAAGAGGTTGTATGAGGGTTCTCCAGACACAGAACCCATATGAGATATATTGATAGATAtcgagatataaatatatatctctatagatatctatctctatatatagatatagagatagagatagaaagAGATTGATGTATTGTAAGGAATCACCTCAGGCAATTGCAGTTATGGAGCCTCTGCTGGCTGGAgtcccaggaaagccagtggcgTGAGTTCCAGTTCAAAAGCAGGGCAAGATCAATGTACCAGCTGAAGTAGTCAGAGACAGGGGCAGAGGAAGCAAACTTCCCCTTCTTCTGCCTTTTGGTTCTATTCATAGCCCTTAATGGATTGTATGATGCCCACTTACGTTGGGGAAGGCCATGTGCATTACTCAGTTCACCAAGTCAGATGTCGATATCACCCAGAGCACCagcacagacacatccagaaatcATGTTTAGCTAAATATCGGGGCACCCtgtagcccagtcaagttgacacaaaaaattaaccatcacagaaggAACAGAACCATGCATAGTCACTGACTGGGTTgggagggggttgggaggagTCCCACATGACTCTCAGTTCTGGGGGCTCAGACAGTGGGTTAGATGGTGGGACCATTCTCCATGAAGGTAGGATAGGTTCACTTCCACTGGAGGAAGAGTAGGCTGCGGGGAGGACGTTGAGTGTGTGGTGTGGAGTGTGTCTGAGGGGAACTAAGAGGGAGGACTAGGCTGAAGCAGCAGGTAGCAGAGTCATTTGTGTTACCACGAAGATGCTAAATGAAGTCTGGGTACGGGCCCAGCAGGCCACGACAGACGTCAGACAGGCAGGGGGAAACCACTGGGGTATAGAGTCCTGGAAAGCGGGGGAGGAGAGGGTTTCTAGCAGAAGAGACAGGACAATGATACGAAATGCATCCAGGAAATCAAGTAAGATGAGTGAGGTGGGTCCATTGGATCGGGATGCCAGGAGGTCATTGGTGACCTTGGCCTGGGGCACTTTCAGTTGAGTAGTAAGCCAGACTCGAGTGAGGGGAGGAATATCTGGGAGGTAAAAGAGTGGAGACAGAGTCTGTGGTGGGGGCAACACTTTCCAGGAGTTGAGAAAGGACAGTAGCACGAGTGAGACCAAACACCATGGGAGGACAGTTGgggttttttatgtttgtttgttagtttacCATTCAGGTCATTTTTATTCAACAATTGATGAGTTCCTACCACGAGTCAGGCAGTGCACTAAGTGCAGGGGCGACAGAGAGAGGTGAGCAAAGCCCAcaaggtctctgccctcatggaactgcTATCCTAGTGCTGAGAAAGATGTGGCAATGTTTCTGGGCTGAAGAGAGTCACCCTGGTGAGGGGAGTAGCCGAAGGCCCAGGAGGATGCAGAGATAGGTCACTGATAGAACTGGAGCCGGGGCCCAAGCTCGAGGGCCACCAGCTCTGCCAGCAGCGGACAGTTCATCCTTTGAAAAGAACAAGCAGTACGGTCTTGAGGACGGTGTGCAAATCCCGCAGCAGCAGCTTCAAGCTCGAACTCTGCTAGGAGCTGAGTGCCTCACATTCCGTGGCCCCTTCCCCACTGTATTCAGGTGGGATCACAAGCCACATTGCCTAgggccacacagccaggaaaTGAGGAGCCAcgtgggaggggtggaggagagcaGCCAGACTGCTGGCCCCGTCTTCCAAGAGTGAAGGGCAGGGCAGAGTGGGTCAGGGGCTAGAGGATGTTTGCTGGAACTCTCTTGAGCCACTTCCTCCCTCAGACCTCCTCCTGTTCCCACAAAGACCCTGGGTGGCCAGTCTGAAGACATGGGTTTGCATCTAAGCCCCGCCACTGAACTGCTAAGTGAACTGGCTCACATCCCGGCCCTCCATGGGCTCCAAATTGTCTATCTGTAAAATGCGGAGTACTGGGAAGAGGATCGGCTTCGTGGATGGGAGAGCTTGTCGTTAGTTTACCGGGACTGTTTCTCACTCACCCAGGGCCCTCCTCTCTGTGCCTTCCTCCAGATCAGAGGGGCTGCGGCTGCGTGTGCTTTTGAGCAGCTCAGCGTCTGCACCTGTACAACACTTTTCCCACCTCTTCGTTACTGTTGGACATTTTCCTTTGGCCCCCGactctcttgaatttttttttttttgactctctTGAATT contains the following coding sequences:
- the PRRG3 gene encoding transmembrane gamma-carboxyglutamic acid protein 3, with the translated sequence MAVFLEAKNAHSVLKRFPRANEFLEELRQGTIERECMEEICSYEEVKEVFEDKEKTMEFWKGYPNAVYSVRDPAQSSDAMYVVVPLLGVALLIVIALFIIWRCQLQKATRHHPSYAQNRYLASRAGHSLPRVMVYRGTVHSQGETSGHRETGSPPQVVLGPSRGGRTTVRLESALYLPELSLSRLSSATPPPSYEEVTGPQESSGEEASVSYSDPPPKYEEIVAANPDSDK